Proteins found in one Planctomycetes bacterium MalM25 genomic segment:
- a CDS encoding acid-resistance membrane protein, producing MSDETPSADPATPVERPGQEALHAIRSLWWIPLVRGVMLIAIGGYALLLPGVTMTAYATILGVFVLLDGVLSLIAAAMGWVESRWWMVLRGVLGVLVGLFVLAHPVLMGVVAILSLVILLAIQAIVGGVLEIIGAIRERKEIEGEWWFVLSGLLSIAFGGVLLAQPMIASAMLVRILGCVAIALGVVLIVGGFRLKNLGSKAFEAG from the coding sequence ATGTCCGACGAGACCCCCTCCGCCGATCCGGCCACGCCGGTCGAGAGGCCGGGCCAAGAGGCCCTGCACGCCATCCGCAGCCTCTGGTGGATCCCGCTGGTGCGAGGCGTGATGCTGATCGCCATCGGCGGCTACGCGCTGCTGCTGCCCGGCGTCACGATGACCGCCTACGCGACCATCCTCGGCGTGTTCGTGCTCCTCGACGGGGTCCTCTCGCTCATCGCCGCCGCGATGGGATGGGTCGAGTCGCGCTGGTGGATGGTCCTCCGCGGCGTGCTCGGCGTGCTCGTAGGCCTGTTTGTGCTGGCCCACCCCGTGTTGATGGGCGTGGTCGCCATCCTCTCGCTCGTGATCCTGCTGGCGATCCAGGCGATCGTGGGGGGCGTGCTCGAGATCATCGGAGCGATCCGCGAGCGCAAGGAGATCGAGGGCGAATGGTGGTTCGTCCTCAGCGGCCTGCTATCGATCGCTTTCGGCGGGGTGCTGCTGGCCCAGCCGATGATCGCCTCGGCGATGCTGGTCCGGATCCTCGGCTGCGTGGCGATCGCGTTGGGCGTCGTGCTGATCGTGGGGGGTTTCCGCCTCAAGAACCTCGGTTCAAAGGCCTTTGAGGCGGGCTGA